The segment TCACATTTCCACATAATAATTTACCTTTGACTTTCTTTAATTCTCTCTTGTGTATAGTCAATTAAAGAAAACATTTCATCTCTAAGGGTAACTTTTTCTCCATACCTCCTGTATTCCTTAAGAATATCTTTATACCTCTTCTCAACATCAAACTGAGTATTTTGTGAGACAAGAGGAATTGGGATAGACAACAAGTCAGTTTTATTTATACTAATTGTTCCGACGCCATGCCGCAAAAGATTTATCGAATCCTTTCCAAATTTTGTCTTTAGATAAACCACAAGAAAATATGGGTTGATCCCTTTAACCCTGAAAATATGGATGTAATCTGTAACTACCCCTTCATCATCTTCAACATCCACAATAGCAATCCTTCCTGCGCATCCCACACCGACCCTAACAAATAAAATATCTCCAACTTTAGTATGTGCATTTTGGAAATTCATTTTGCTTAAAGGGTCAATATATCTTTCATCTTTTTTATAATTAATCCCAATATCTGTGATATTTGTTGCATGCAAAAATCTTAAGCCTTTTCTTGAGAATTCCCTTTCTTTTCCATAAAGGGTTTTTCCTGTTTTACAATAAACCACAAAATCCTTTAGCTGTTTGAATACTATGCCATTATCACTTAATTTTTGTAAGGAGCTCTTTTGTAAGTTGTTATAATAATAGTAGTCCATTCGCTTCCTTAAATCCCTTCCCAAAACCTTAATCGTATTATTAACCTTTCCATTTTTCTCTAAATCGTGTAGTCTAGCAAAATAACTTAAGTTATTCCCCCTACATTTTTCCAGAATAAAAATGCTTGTTTTAGCAGATGTCTCCTCAAATACATTTCTGGGTAGATTAATAATGTGCAAAACCCTTGCGTTTTTTAAAATAAATTCTCTCACATATTGATATTGAGGGTTAGAGAGGATGCCATCCGGAAGAACAATAACAATGAAACCTTTCTCTCTGGCTAATTTTATAAAGATTTCAAGAAAGAGAACCTCAATTGCCTGACTTCT is part of the bacterium genome and harbors:
- a CDS encoding N-6 DNA methylase, whose amino-acid sequence is MKGLRANQNKENFKGEVQKYQNRKNYNQYFTPGFAVEKALSLIPEIKMKFIIDPAVGKGVFIKKSSEKWRNAKLFGVDIDRDVMLGLNKFNLPNSYFIVGNSLLQKTWHLPEIQKILLNGGFDLVAGNPPFSSWFHRIDSENILSNYELGKNHGKTKRSQAIEVLFLEIFIKLAREKGFIVIVLPDGILSNPQYQYVREFILKNARVLHIINLPRNVFEETSAKTSIFILEKCRGNNLSYFARLHDLEKNGKVNNTIKVLGRDLRKRMDYYYYNNLQKSSLQKLSDNGIVFKQLKDFVVYCKTGKTLYGKEREFSRKGLRFLHATNITDIGINYKKDERYIDPLSKMNFQNAHTKVGDILFVRVGVGCAGRIAIVDVEDDEGVVTDYIHIFRVKGINPYFLVVYLKTKFGKDSINLLRHGVGTISINKTDLLSIPIPLVSQNTQFDVEKRYKDILKEYRRYGEKVTLRDEMFSLIDYTQERIKESQR